The sequence ATTTCTCGCATCTCACACTTATATATCCGTTGATTATCTCATATACTTTATATTTTTtacctattttttaaatataaattttaacataaatgaACGGTGCGTCCGTAAAATCTAATAGAATTTTCGTGCTCACCACTTAATACTGTGGTTCCAGACTTCTGGTCTTCAGTGTTGAATGGACTATACAGGCGTGCACTGTTACCTTGTGCTCCAGGCTCTGCCGCGATGCTTGAGCAGCTCCCGTTTGAAGATTTCTTTTGAACCATGCCCGTTTGAAGATTTGCAATTCCACTTCCCATAGCATCGGTTGCAGCATTCATCGCAAACACTACACTCTTGTCAATTTTTATATcttcttattaaaaaaatctatcttCTTAATCTCATCCACCTGAAATGAAAAATGCTGATAAACATTGATGCTTTGAGCACTGGATGAGTGCAAACTTTGAATATTTCTTGCGAATAAGAAGATTTCCAGAAGGGCGTTGGAGGAGGTGGAAGCAAATGTAAGACAGCGAAAAATATTATTCTCAGGTGGCAGTACAAATGATGCAAAGATTTATGTACATGCCATTGTTGCTAAAACCAAACAAACTCTCAACAGTTCACGTGGCATCGTGTCTACAAACAAAAGGGAGGAACAACAGATGAACGTCTTcccctcaaaaaagaaaaaaaagaaaaagatgaacgGAAGGGGATACATGCATGGACATCCAAGTATATGCGGATTTGTATTTCCGTTCAAATTAAGTTGACACTTGCAAGCACTTATAGCCTACAGAGTCTTCCACCACAAAACTACAAAGCGCTGGAGTTACTACCAGAAACAATCCACTGATGTCAAAAGATACATAATCCAAAAGCAGCTGACTGCAAAACTTCAAACGTCTTAAAAAGTAACATGGAGTGGACTGAAATGGTTTTACTGCATCTGAAATCGCTTGGCGAGTATCATGCTCATGTCAAGAAACCTCAGCGCGCAGTTGCTCAGGCAAGTGGTTTCTCCAGGGCTGAACTTGCTTCCGGGTGTACTGGTTATGCATTTGTCCCAGCACACACTAGTTAGCTTGCTGACCATCTCCTTAACCATCAGCTGCTCCTTCTCTTGCTATACATTGATCAGGATAAAACTTCAGATTGTCTGACAACAAATAACGGTGAGCATGTATGCATtgaaaaaatgagaaaaagaacACCAATGCACCTCACCCCGGACAACCCATTCGAAATGAATATGCGTTTTCGGTTCAAGTCAACACATGGATTGAGATCGTAGGGTCCCAACCATTTTTCCACACTAACAAGAGAATCCCTGGTGCACAGAGTAATTTCTCTTATCCACTGCACCATGATGAGATGCACAACATATTTGTGACAGATGATGCACtttttcatgtttacaaataACTAGATTGCGAATGACACATCATATAGCTTCTAGAATATATCATCGGTGCCAATTCAATACTTAAAACAAGCCCCAGCCAAATATGAAAAGGAGTATGCCAACATATATTGGATTCCTTGCCTAGCCCTTTACAACTCAGCATTTATGCTTATGATCTGAGACTCATGTTTTCTATATGACTAAGCTATGTATGCACACCAGAGCAGCACTGCAACCGAACTTCACTAGTGAAAGGAGCTATGCGTCACAAGTGATTCACAAATTCCTAGAATGTTACCATATGCAAAACAGAATCCTGGCATACTGAAGATTTGGGTAGTACTAAGACATGTACAATTTCATTCCTGTACGCAGCAACACTGCAACAGAAATGATATTGAAGTGTATTGTTTTTCATGTTTTGTTCTCATAGTTGTATTGTGTTGTGCAAGGTCCCCAATATGCATGCAGCTTGGTATTGAATACGCCCATGATTCAAGATAGAAATGGTGAAACTGTTTCATATTGCTTTAATGACAATAAAACTAGACCCCTACCGAAAGAGCAAAGTTAACTGAGTTAATTGTAAAGCATAAACACCAGGATGTCTTATTCATTATAAGGCTACACTGAtacgcgcgcgcacacacattGGCGGACCAACTTGATCACCGATGCTCAAGGTCAGAAAGTCAGCACTACCACAAAATCTGCACAAACAGTGGACCGTTCAGTTTAGTCTAATGTTTCCTGTATATGTCGTCATTGAACACTAGGCGTCCCTTAACCGAATAATTACCAAAACATATCAAGCGGATCAATCCGGCATTTGTTCAGCCATCAAACCTTTAAAAAAATCAGCGTCTCTTGTAATAGGTCGATAAAGGATCCTATAAATCACACTTGTCATGGGCCAACAGAATCCTGAATATAAAGAAGATAACAAGGTTCAAGTTTAGTAGAACAACTGCTGCTGTCCAAACCAGCACCATATGGATTGGTACCAGCCGGCAGCCTGTGCCAGTTTCCAGGAACCGCTGTAGCACAACTGATGACAGTTTTGAAACCTAGAATTAAA is a genomic window of Phragmites australis chromosome 17, lpPhrAust1.1, whole genome shotgun sequence containing:
- the LOC133896680 gene encoding mitochondrial import inner membrane translocase subunit TIM8-like, producing the protein MVRDMDNSPEQAELMRLMEQEKEQLMVKEMVSKLTSVCWDKCITSTPGSKFSPGETTCLSNCALRFLDMSMILAKRFQMQ